Below is a window of Pseudomonadota bacterium DNA.
AGCGTGACGCTGAAGCACACCGCGCCGCAGTAGCACTGGCCGGTGAAGGTCGCGGGGCTGTTCGGTGCGGTCATGTCAGTCCGTGGCATCACGCGGCGCGGCGTCACGGTATGATTGCCTGCTGACCACGGTGAGTACAAGCCATGACCATACCCTTTGCGCCGGTGATCGCCAAGCTGCCGGCCACGACGCCTTTCGTTGGCCCCGAGGAGCTCGAGCGGCGACGCGGCGCGCCCTTTCGGCTGCGCATCGGTGCCAATGAGAGCGCCTTCGGCCAGTCGCCGGCGGGCATGGCCGCCATGCACGACGCGCTGGCCACCAGCGCGTGGTACGCCGACCCGACCAGCCACGATCTGCGCCACGCACTGGCCGCGCGTCACGGTGTCAACGCTGAGGAGATCGTCGTCGATGCCGGCATCGACACCTTGCTCGGTCTCACCGTGCGGTTGTTCTGCACCCCGGGCACGCCGGTCGTGACCTCGCTGGGCGCGTACCCGACCTTCAACTACCACGTGAACGGCTACGGTGCGGTGTTGCACACCGTGCCCTACGCCGGCTTCTACGAGGACCCGGATGCCCTGCTCGCCAAGGCGCACGAGGTCGGTGCACGTCTGATCTACCTCGCGAACCCCGACAACCCGATGGGCACCTGCCACGGTGCCGAGGCCATTCAACGTCTGATCGACAACCTGCCCGTGGATTGCCTGCTGGTGCTGGACGAGGCCTACATCGAATTCGCGCCGGCGGGTGTTGCAGCCACGCTCGACACCGACAACCCGCAGGTGTTGCGTTTTCGGACCTTTTCCAAAGCCTACGGCATGGCGGGCCAGCGCATCGGCTATTGCATCGCCAACGCCGAGATCATTGCGGCCTTCGAGAAGGTCCGAAACCACTTCGACCTCAACCGCGTTGCCCAGGCCGGCGCCACGGCCAGCGTCGACGATGACGCCTTTCTGGCTGGCGTGCGGGACGCCGTGGAGGCCGCCCGTCAGCGGGTCTACGCGCTCGCGAAAACGCTCGACCTGCACGCTGAGCCGTCGTTCACCAACTTTGTCGCACTCGACGTTGGCGGCACCGATCGGGCGGTCACCTTGCTCGAGCGTCTGGCGGCGCGTGGGGTGTTCATGCGCATGCCCGGCGTCACGCCGCTGAACCGCTGCGTGCGCGTGGGTTTGGCTCAACCCGACGACATGGCGCTCGCCTGCGAGATCCTCGCTGAGTTGATTCCGCAGCTCTGACACTGACTGGGGCCGCACGGCGCACACCGCGGTCCAACAGCCCCGGAGTGTCAGCACCGCGCCGGTGTCGATCCCGGTGCGCGCGGCCAACGTGGGCTGAACCCGAGACACCCACCAGAGCGCGCTGCCAATGAACACCCCGGCAACCCGGCGGTGGGTTCAGTGTGACAAGGACCAAAAAAAAGCCCGGCACGAAGGCCGGGCTGGTCGAACAGGCGGCTGTCGCCTACTTCATCACCGGGATGGCGAACTCCGCGCCTTCCTTGATGCCGGACGGCCAGCGGCTGGTCACGGTCTTGGTGCGGGTCCAGAACTTCATCGCGTCGACGCCGTGCTGGTTCAGGTCGCCGAAGTGGGACGCCTTCCAACCGCCGAAGCTGTGGTAGGCCAACGGCACCGGAATCGGTACGTTGATGCCGACCATGCCGATGTTGATGCGATCGGCGAAGTCGCGCGCGGTGTCGCCGTCGCGTGTGAAGATCGACACACCGTTGCCGAAGGCGTGTGACATCGGCAGGTCCAGCGCGTCTTCGTAGTTCGCAGCGCGCACTACCGACAACACCGGGCCGAAGATCTCGGTCTGGTAGATGTCCATGTCCTTGGTCACCTTGTCGAACAGGCAGCCACCGATGAAGAAACCGTCCTCGTAGCCCTCGATGCTGACGGTGCGGTTGTCGACCACGAGATCGGCGCCGGCGTCCACGCCGTTCTGAATCAGGCCGAGGATGCGTTCCTTCGCCTCGGCCGTGACCACCGGACCGAGGTCCAAGCCGCGCCCGTTCCACGGACCGATCTTGAGGGCGTTGACCTTGGGAACAAGCTTTTCAATCAGGGCGTCGGCGGTCTCCTCGCCCACCGGAACCGCCACCGAGATCGCCATGCAACGCTCGCCGGCGGAGCCGTAGCCCGCGCCGATCAGCGCGTCTGCTGCCTGGTCGAGGTCAGCGTCGGGCATGATGATCATGTGGTTCTTGGCGCCGCCGAAGCACTGCATGCGCTTGCCGGCAGCCGAGCCCTGGCTGTACACGTACTGGGCGATCGGGGTGGAACCGACGAAAGACACCGCACCGATGTCATCGTGTTGCAGGATGCCGTCGACCGCCTGCTTGTCGCCGTTGACCACGTTCAGCACACCGGCCGGCAGGCCGGCTTCGATCATCAGTTCGGCGAGCCGCATGGGCACGGACGGGTCGCGCTCGGACGGCTTCAGAATGAAAGCGTTGCCCGACGCAATGGCGGGGGCGAACATCCACATCGGGATCATGGCCGGGAAGTTGAACGGGGTGATGCCCGCGCCGATGCCGACCGGTTGGCGCATGGAGTACATGTCGATGCCCGGGCCGGCACCCTGGGTGTACTCGCCTTTGGACAAGTGCGGCACGCCGGTCACGAACTCGCAGACCTCGAGGCCGCGGATGATGTCACCCTGGGCGTCTTCGAAGGTCTTGCCGTGTTCGCTGGCGAGCAGGTCGGCGAGCTCTTCCATGTTCTGGTTCAGCAGGTCGACGAATTTCGCGAACACGCGCGCGCGGCGCTGCGGGTTGGTTGCGGCCCAGTCGGGCTGCGCAGCCTTGGCCGAGTCCACGGCAGCCTGCAGCTCGGCGTCGCTCGCGAGTGCGACCTGGGCCTGCACCTGACCGGTTGCCGGGTTGAAGACGTTGGCGGTGCGGCCGCTCGCGCCGTCCACGCGCGCGCCGTTGATGAAGTGTCCAATCTGTCGCATGGGGGGTGGCCTTTGGCGGAGTGGGGGAGATTGGGCAGTCTGGCACTGTCTTTTCGCACAAACAATGGGCAAAATTGGACACTGTTTGTGCAAAAATTAGTGTCGTATGACGCACCCCAACTGGGATGACTTGCGCGTGTTCCTCGCGGTCGCCCGCAGCGGTCAGCTGCTCGCCGCGGCCAAGCGCCTCGGGGTCAACCACGCGACCGTGAGTCGGCGCGTGCAGCAGCTCGAGGCCGCGCTCGGGCAGACCTTGGTCCATCGACGCACCCACGGCTGCGACCTCACCGAGGCGGGACAGCGCCTGCTGGTGGTGGCCGAACGCGTCGAGCGTGAGGTATTGAGTGTCGGGGCAGAGCGCGATGCCGGCGCTGTCAGCGGCACGGTGCGGGTGGGTGCGCCAGACGGGTTCGGCCTGCATTTCATCGCGCCGCGGCTCGGCGAGCTCGCCGATCGCCACCCGGGCATCCGCGTGGAGCTTGTGCCGATGGGGCGCAGTGTGTCGATTTCGCGTCGCGAAGCAGACCTCGTGGTCACGCTGGCGCGGCCGGAGCAGGCGTCGGTGGTGGCACGCAAGCTCGTCGACTACGCGCTCGGCCTTTACGCGAGCCGCGACTACCTCGTGTCGGCCGGCGAACCCGAGTCTGCCTCGGCGCTGGCCGCGCACCGCCTGGTCGGATACGTCGATGACCTGGTCTACAGCGACGTGCTCGATTACACCCGAGAGTTCAGTGCCCACTGGCAGACCGACACAGCCATCGCGAGTGCGGTGGGCCAACTCGAGGCCGTGCGCGGTGGGGCCGGCATCGGCATTCTCCACCGCTACATCGCCGAAACGCACACGAGCCTGCAGCGTGTGCTGCCCGAACTCAGTGTCACGCGCAGCTACTGGCTCGCACGCCATGAGAGCACCCGGTCCATGGGTGCGATCAACGCGGTGGCGGACTTCCTGGTCGAGGCGGTGGACGCCGCGCGCACGCAGTTCTGATTCGGCCCCGCTGCGGCGTTCGTGTGGCCCGTGTGCGGTGCGCCAACCCCGGTTTTGTGACGCGTGTCTGGTTTCTGCGCTGACGCGGTGTCGGAGAATGAGCCGAGCGCGACGGTGACAGAGGCAGGGCATCCAAGATGAGCAAGTCAAAGGGCAGGGCACTGCAGGCCTTGCGGGTGCTCGGTGCCGTCTCCGCCGGTTTTGCCATCGTGTGTCTGTTGCTCACCGTGTGGACTCTGGCGACGGACCGGTTCCACACCGGCATCGACTGGGTCGAGGTGGCGCACCGGTACGACATCCAGGCGACCTACAACCTGAGCCCCGTCGACGTGGCGTTGATTGCCAAGCAGGTGACGTGGGCCATGCAGCGAGGCGACTTGGCCCCCTTCGCGTGGGTGCAGATTGCGATCAACACGCTGCTGTTGGGGGTGCTGCTGGTGTGTGCGCTGCAGATGATGGGCGGCAAACGCGACTACGCCTGGCCCTTCGCGCTGGTAATGAGCGGTATGGCGCTCTACTGGTACACCGCCCCAACAGCCTTGACCCAACACATGGGCGACCCGGTGGCGTTTCTCATGGTGACCGAGCCCGCCTGGCTCAGCTGGTCGCCGATCGTGGCAAGCCACATCTGGCTTTGGGCGCCGGCCCTGGCACTGCTCTGCCTGGCGTTGAGCCGCGGGACGGCGGGCGCAAAAGAGCACACACCCACCTGAGCTCGACGCGGGTCTGCCACGACGTCGGCCTGATCGACGCGTGCCCCGAGGGCCTGCCCGAGCGATCGGCCCCTGTCTGACTGCTACGCTTCCAAGGCGCGGCTGTGCGAAGGCGTAACCCGTGGCGTCGACCGACTGTGGCGAACGGGGTGTCACAGCCTTGCATTTCTTTCCAGAACACGGCGTCGCCGTGTTGAATAAACTGGGTTCGGAGAATTCGCTGATGACGCGTTTCTATGCACTGATGTGTGTGGTCGGCACGGTGCTGCCGCTCTCAGCCTTCGTGCCGTGGGTGCTCGAGTTCGGCCTCGACCTGAATTTTCTGCTTTCGGGTGCGTTCGTCAACCGCGTGGCGGCGTTTGCGTGGTTGGATGTGATCGTCTCGGCCGTTGTGCTGTTGGTGTTCATCTGGGTCGAAGGCCGACGCCAGGGGATGACCCGCCTGTGGCTGCCGACACTTGGCACCTGCACGGTGGGGGTGTCGCTCGGCTTGCCCTTGTTCCTGTTGCTGCGTGAACGGCACCGGAGTGTCCAGTCTGCTCGACCCGATTGAAGCGAAAGCGACGACATCGACCGAGACAGGGGGCGAGCCAAAGGCACCACAACGCCCTGTAGAGTGGCGCCTGGTACGACGTTTGTATCCTGTGGGCAACGCGGCGTCTATCTTCGAGCCGGTCGGTGGCACTCGGCCGTTTCGCTCAGTGGAGCACGGCCTTTTTCCCTGTGGTAGGCGAGACGCGGATCCTGAAAGGAGCGCCTTCG
It encodes the following:
- a CDS encoding aminotransferase class I/II-fold pyridoxal phosphate-dependent enzyme, whose protein sequence is MTIPFAPVIAKLPATTPFVGPEELERRRGAPFRLRIGANESAFGQSPAGMAAMHDALATSAWYADPTSHDLRHALAARHGVNAEEIVVDAGIDTLLGLTVRLFCTPGTPVVTSLGAYPTFNYHVNGYGAVLHTVPYAGFYEDPDALLAKAHEVGARLIYLANPDNPMGTCHGAEAIQRLIDNLPVDCLLVLDEAYIEFAPAGVAATLDTDNPQVLRFRTFSKAYGMAGQRIGYCIANAEIIAAFEKVRNHFDLNRVAQAGATASVDDDAFLAGVRDAVEAARQRVYALAKTLDLHAEPSFTNFVALDVGGTDRAVTLLERLAARGVFMRMPGVTPLNRCVRVGLAQPDDMALACEILAELIPQL
- a CDS encoding CoA-acylating methylmalonate-semialdehyde dehydrogenase; this translates as MRQIGHFINGARVDGASGRTANVFNPATGQVQAQVALASDAELQAAVDSAKAAQPDWAATNPQRRARVFAKFVDLLNQNMEELADLLASEHGKTFEDAQGDIIRGLEVCEFVTGVPHLSKGEYTQGAGPGIDMYSMRQPVGIGAGITPFNFPAMIPMWMFAPAIASGNAFILKPSERDPSVPMRLAELMIEAGLPAGVLNVVNGDKQAVDGILQHDDIGAVSFVGSTPIAQYVYSQGSAAGKRMQCFGGAKNHMIIMPDADLDQAADALIGAGYGSAGERCMAISVAVPVGEETADALIEKLVPKVNALKIGPWNGRGLDLGPVVTAEAKERILGLIQNGVDAGADLVVDNRTVSIEGYEDGFFIGGCLFDKVTKDMDIYQTEIFGPVLSVVRAANYEDALDLPMSHAFGNGVSIFTRDGDTARDFADRINIGMVGINVPIPVPLAYHSFGGWKASHFGDLNQHGVDAMKFWTRTKTVTSRWPSGIKEGAEFAIPVMK
- a CDS encoding LysR family transcriptional regulator — protein: MTHPNWDDLRVFLAVARSGQLLAAAKRLGVNHATVSRRVQQLEAALGQTLVHRRTHGCDLTEAGQRLLVVAERVEREVLSVGAERDAGAVSGTVRVGAPDGFGLHFIAPRLGELADRHPGIRVELVPMGRSVSISRREADLVVTLARPEQASVVARKLVDYALGLYASRDYLVSAGEPESASALAAHRLVGYVDDLVYSDVLDYTREFSAHWQTDTAIASAVGQLEAVRGGAGIGILHRYIAETHTSLQRVLPELSVTRSYWLARHESTRSMGAINAVADFLVEAVDAARTQF
- a CDS encoding DUF2834 domain-containing protein; its protein translation is MTRFYALMCVVGTVLPLSAFVPWVLEFGLDLNFLLSGAFVNRVAAFAWLDVIVSAVVLLVFIWVEGRRQGMTRLWLPTLGTCTVGVSLGLPLFLLLRERHRSVQSARPD